TTAAATATCTAAGTAAAGATAAAAGTGGTATCCATTCCCCTTCTAAAATGTTGCTTGCCTGCTCTGGAGTTAATGGTTCAGGATCAATACCTGAAGCTTTGATTAATGAATGTAATTTTTCTTGAGCAGAAAATGAGATATCAAGCCCTTGTTTACGTAAATAAGGAATGTAGCGCATAAATTGAAGGGTATCGCCTAAACCTTGTTCACTAATGACTAAGAGCTTTTCTGGTTTGTCTAAGCTTTGATGATCGACTTTTTTGATTTTTGTTTTGCTGTGTGTGATGGCAGGTTGTTTTGTTTTAAATCGAAATTCATAGTTTTCTAGTCCAAATTTGTAATCTCCATTTAAGAGTTCTAAGTATGAAAGGTTGGAATAGGCATCTGCGTAATCAGGATTAAGTTCAATAGCTCTGCGAGTCAATAATTCTGCTTCTTGTAATTTGCCAAGTTCTATCAATGTGACTCCTAGATTAGAATAGGCATCTGCGCTATTAGGATTGAGATCAATAGCTCTGCGAGTCAATAATTCTGCTTCTTGCAATTTCCCAAGATCTCTCAAGATATTACCTAGATTGGAATGAGCCTCTGCGCTATTAGGATTGAGATCAATAGCTCTGCGAGTCAATAATTCTGCTTCTTGTAATTTGCCAAGGTCTCTCAAGATATTACCTAGATTGGAATGAGCCTCTGCGCTATTAGGATTGAGATCAATAGCTTTGCGTTGGCATAACTCTGCTTCTTGCAATTTCCCAAGATCTCTCAAGATATTACCTAGATTGGAATGAGCCTCTGCGCTATTAGGATTGAGATCAATAGCTTTGCGTTGGTTTAACTCTGCTTCTTGCAATTTCCCAAGATCTCTCAAGATATTACCTAGATTGGAATGAGCCTCTGCGCTATTAGGATTGAGATCAATAGCTTTGCGTTGGCATAACTCTGCTTCTTGCAATTTCCCAAGATCTCTCAAGATATTACCTAGATTGGAATGAGCATTTGTGAAATCAGGTTTCAGTTCAATAGCTTTACGCTGACATAATTCTGCTTCTTTTAAGTTGCCAAGATCTTTCAAGATATTACCCAGATTAGAATGTACTTCTGCGCTCTCAGGTTTGAGTTCAAGAGCTTTACGAGTTGATGATTCTGCTTCTTTTAACTTACCAAGAACTTTCAGTAGATTACCAAGATTAGAATGTGCATCTGCTTGATTAGGTTTCAGTTCAATAGCTGTACGAAGGAATGATTCTGCTTCTTCAAACTTGCCAAGTCTTTTTAAGATAGCTCCATAATTAGAAAAAACTCTGTGATCAGAGAAACCCCGATCAATGAAATATTGATAATATTTTGCTGCTTCTGAAATATTTCCTTGTGAATGAAATTTCAATGCTTGATAAATTATTTGTTCTTTAGAGGGTTTAGAAGAAGTATTTGTCTTAATAGTAATATTTTCTTTGGTTTCTCTTAAATCAAATGGAACATTGAATATTTTTATACCAGTGGATTTATTCTTTCTTTGTTCTTCTTTGTCTGATTTTTCCATATATTTTATTTCAGTTAAAGAGACAACAAAATACGCACATATATATTTCCTTTATAAGTGATCAAGATCTATTAAATATTTCTTCTTAATACTTTGCGACTGCAACTCTTCAAATGCTGCTTTTATCTATTGATCCATAACTCGCGATTATTATAGAGAAAAAAGTTATTGTTTCACTAGACTCAAAGTTATTCAAACTTTATTCAAACCCTGCATTTACCCTTAAACGCATGTCAGATAAAGACATCTCGTACCGGCAAGATAAAGGATAATACAGTGTAAGCACTGCGTGAGCACACTGTACTAATACCCTTAAATACTTTTTATACAAATAGATTTCAATTTACGTTGTATAATCGGCATTAGGCGGGACATAGATAGCCCCATATTCCCCTCCAGAAAGTAGACATAGGGAAAGATTGATACTCTATGAAGAAACATGCACCACCTTGGTATCACTCCATCAATGAGAAATGTGTGGATAGACTTTAAATATTGTGTGGATAGAAAAAATACTAAAAACTCAAATCTGTTTGCGTCACAAGTTTTCTCAATAGAACATCGTTATTAGCAATAGAGTTGTTTTCAATAAAGTACGATCTGTTAGTTGTTAGTAATAGAAGCTTGAAGGTTTTTATTAACACTCCTTTCAATGACAACTATTACTCATGAGGCTAATGAAGCATGAGCCAGATTAAAGGATTAAAAATAGGAAGCTATTTAATTAATCTAGCCAACTGATTATCTTAAATATTTCAAACCTCTATAAGTAAGAGTTATTGATGCCTTTTCTACATGAGTGCAATAAACAAAAGCTTTTCCATTAAAAAACATATTTACCATGATGATGCAGTCTCCCTTCAAACGCTCAAGTCCCCGTCCTATGGCTTGAGTCGAACTGCGGTCTACAAGTAGCAGATCGGACGATTAGGTAGCCATGGCTACTCTTTATTTATAGTATTTATACCTAAGAATGTCAAGAGCAGGGGATTGGGACGATGCATCAACAGCACTCACAATCACTTTCACCTTCGGATGATGGGTTTTCGAATGCATCGGCAATATCTCTAAGCATTAAAGCTATAAACTCTGGAGGGCATTGAAGCTCATTAATATGGGAAGCGCATTGTTGAGCTATTCCCTGCATAGCTGGAAGAATTATTTTATCCACTTGCTCCTGAGTTGGCTTCCAAGTTGCTTGGCACTTATCACCCATGAATTAGTAATTATCGTATGAGTACATTATGGCAACTAGTTAATTTCCTTGTTTGTATATGACACTAATTCCTTTCTTTTAAGAGGATCTTTGGTTGACATTTTTTAGGTATTTAGGATCTAAAAAACTAGTTTTATGCTGCTAGATTTCCTCTCAAACCTCTATCCCTACTTCCTTTAAACCATACAGGTCTAGGAAGAAGTCTATTCTCTTGATATAAGTGACCTGTCTCTGAATAAGGCTTCTCAATACATGAAGCTTCTGCAAGAACTGCTTTGTATTCCCTCATTGAAAGAACACTCCGAGAGGATTTAGAAGTCATAGTTCTTGGCTGTTTTATAGATGATGAGCCAACAATCAGATAATGACGTTCAGAGCGAGCTTTTCCAAAAGAATATGTGGAAGATCAGTTTTTCTAAGCTTTAATTTTGAGATATTCTGTCAGTTGCGATCTGTTAGTTATTAGTAGAGCTTATATTGTAGCGACTATCACTTCTCAAATACTTTAAGGAAATTCAAGATTAATCTATATGCTCCAAACACATGATTGATTCAGCTAATGAAATGACTCCACAAGAAAAAATCATTCAAGAAAGAGTTGCTCAAGCAAGAAAGTTTCTTACTTCAAATGGATTTAACCAATCAATAAAAGACCTTTGGGACGAGATCAAAGAGGATTCAAAATATGATTTATTGTAAAAATAACAAGTAATTAATTCGAATCAAATACTTATAATTTCTATTTACTTTTAATTTTATTGCATGAAAATAAAAAACTCATTGTAAGATTATATACACAATCAATTAATAGATATGTAATTGATATGACTGAAAGAATTAAGACTAAGACTTATTAATTAATTGCTTATCTCAAAGAATCTTTTCTTTTAGAGAGATAGCTATCTTTCATTCTTAGATTTATCTCTATGTCAATTTTTGAAGCTACTCCATTACTATTAAAAGCAAAAAAAGAAAAAGGTTTAACCTTTTCGGAAATTGGAAATCTATTGGGACTTGATGAAGTCTGGGTTGCAAGTCTTTTTTATGGTCAAGCAACTGCAAGTGAGGAAGAAGCTGAGAAATTATTGACTAAGTTAGGACTTGATTTAGGACTAAAAGAATTATTAACAACGCCTCCAGTGAAAGGATCACTAGATCCAGTCATCCCAACTGATCCTTTGATATATCGATTTTATGAAATCATGCAAGTATATGGAATGCCCATGAAAGACGTTATTCAAGAAAAGTTTGGTGATGGAATCATGAGTGCCATTGATTTTACAATTAACGTCGATAAGGTTGAAGACCCAAAAGGTGACAGAGTAAAAGTATCAATGTGTGGAAAATTTTTGCCATACAAGAAATGGTAAAAGAATTATTTTTTCACTAGATCAGCTAGAAGAATTAGGAAGTACTATTTATACAGCTCTAAGGAATAGATATAAAAAAGCTTCATACACATTAAATAAACACATAACGTCCAAACATCACTCCATCAATGAGTGTTGTCTAGATTGGTTTTGAAAATCATATAGATAGAAAATACTAAAAACTCAAATCTGTTTGCGCACTAGTTTTCTCAACAGGGGGGTCTTATTAGCAATCATCATTTTTTCTGAAACTTGCTTTCTGTTAGTTATTAGTAATAGAAACCTGATTGAAATAGAATAAAGAAATAGGGGTGAGAATGTTAAGCCATCCACACACCATCCACACATTGCAATATCGCTGAGATCCCATGGCATCAAAAGAAATCAACTATTGGCTAATGAAAAGTGAGCCAGATGCTTACAGTATTAAAGATTTAAAAAAAGAAACAGAAACTCTTTGGGATGGTATTCGAAATTATCAGGCTAGAAACTTTATGAGATCAATGAACATTGGTGATCAAGCTTTTTTTTATCATTCAAATACTAAACCGCCAGGGATAGTAGGTCTGATGGAAATTATTGAGACACATTTAATTGACCCTTATCAATTTGATGAAAGTTCTAAGTACTTTGACAATAAATCAAACAAAGAAAACCCTCGTTGGGATTGTGTGAAGACCAAATATATTTGTGAATTTAAGAATATGATTACTTTAAAGGAGTTATCTCAAGCTTATACATCAGAAGAACTAACTCTAGTTCGCAAAGGTAATAGACTATCAATAATGCCAATTAAAAAATCCATCGCTCTAGAACTACTCAATAAGCTCCAGAAAAATTAATTTAAAAAGAATGAGATCCAAACATATTCCCGATATAAAGACGTGTTATCAATCTCGAACTGATTCCATTTTGAATTAAAAATCCCGCAAGTGCAGCTTGCACAAGCCTATATTGATCCCAATTTGGATGCTTCTCAATATACACTTTCATTGCTTGTTGAATAGGCATAGGTATTTCTGTTTGAAAACTAATTATCTCCTCTGAGTCCAAAACTCCTGAACTTTTAGTTGACCGTTTTTCTTCAGTTAATTCAATATTCTTCATTACGAAGCTTTTGAGAAATTAATCCATTTCAAATTACTCTCAAAATCAAATTAGAAGAAACTCTTTCTCGGGCTGTCTCATTCTCAGATCAAGTACTCAACAGCTTTCTAATAAAAACTATAAATAATGCTTATATTTATAATAAGCACTATTTATTAATCAGATTTAAATTGTTAATAATCAATTTTTTCCACAGCCTACAGTCAGAATTCAATTAATCGCATTAATCCTGTGGAAAAGGTGTTGGTTAAATCACTTAATTTTGGGGAAAAATTGAAAAACTTTTGATTAAGTTCTTTCACAAATAGCCGCAATCCCACATTGTTCTCATCGCATTAGTAACAAACATAGTTACATTTCTAGGCCAAAAAATCTCTGCTCCTCGATTGACAGAATCACTTGGAGTCAGGATCAATTTTAGGTCCCAACCATTTTTATCTCCTTTCAATATTGCAAACCAAGGACTCCTACCTAATTCCAAAGTTATATTCTCATCTCCCATTAATTGATCTTTAATGTCAATATATTGATTAGACAAATCTACTACTAGTCTAACGAGAATTTCCCATTCAGATTCATTCAACT
The sequence above is drawn from the Prochlorococcus marinus XMU1408 genome and encodes:
- a CDS encoding EVE domain-containing protein — its product is MASKEINYWLMKSEPDAYSIKDLKKETETLWDGIRNYQARNFMRSMNIGDQAFFYHSNTKPPGIVGLMEIIETHLIDPYQFDESSKYFDNKSNKENPRWDCVKTKYICEFKNMITLKELSQAYTSEELTLVRKGNRLSIMPIKKSIALELLNKLQKN
- a CDS encoding DUF1818 family protein, which gives rise to MIKKEGHGWRIITDSSRDRFSTLIGGECWAIELNESEWEILVRLVVDLSNQYIDIKDQLMGDENITLELGRSPWFAILKGDKNGWDLKLILTPSDSVNRGAEIFWPRNVTMFVTNAMRTMWDCGYL
- a CDS encoding tetratricopeptide repeat protein is translated as MEKSDKEEQRKNKSTGIKIFNVPFDLRETKENITIKTNTSSKPSKEQIIYQALKFHSQGNISEAAKYYQYFIDRGFSDHRVFSNYGAILKRLGKFEEAESFLRTAIELKPNQADAHSNLGNLLKVLGKLKEAESSTRKALELKPESAEVHSNLGNILKDLGNLKEAELCQRKAIELKPDFTNAHSNLGNILRDLGKLQEAELCQRKAIDLNPNSAEAHSNLGNILRDLGKLQEAELNQRKAIDLNPNSAEAHSNLGNILRDLGKLQEAELCQRKAIDLNPNSAEAHSNLGNILRDLGKLQEAELLTRRAIDLNPNSAEAHSNLGNILRDLGKLQEAELLTRRAIDLNPNSADAYSNLGVTLIELGKLQEAELLTRRAIELNPDYADAYSNLSYLELLNGDYKFGLENYEFRFKTKQPAITHSKTKIKKVDHQSLDKPEKLLVISEQGLGDTLQFMRYIPYLRKQGLDISFSAQEKLHSLIKASGIDPEPLTPEQASNILEGEWIPLLSLLRYLKVRPENPIITEPYIYSTTELNQKWKDILSKEKRPIIGINWQGNPNMEKLSYQGRSIPLVDFSILAIRNEVTMLSLQKGFGSEQLEHCSFKNKFVECQPQIDSTWDFLENAAIIENCDLIITCDTSIAHLAGGMGKKVWLLLKDIPYWTWGLKGENTFWYSSMKLFRQKERHNWQEVMERVSMALSSFEDVEHNLI
- the cynS gene encoding cyanase, with the translated sequence MSIFEATPLLLKAKKEKGLTFSEIGNLLGLDEVWVASLFYGQATASEEEAEKLLTKLGLDLGLKELLTTPPVKGSLDPVIPTDPLIYRFYEIMQVYGMPMKDVIQEKFGDGIMSAIDFTINVDKVEDPKGDRVKVSMCGKFLPYKKW
- a CDS encoding DUF2811 domain-containing protein, yielding MKNIELTEEKRSTKSSGVLDSEEIISFQTEIPMPIQQAMKVYIEKHPNWDQYRLVQAALAGFLIQNGISSRLITRLYIGNMFGSHSF